In uncultured Desulfovibrio sp., the sequence TGGCCAGCCCCAGCCCGGTTCCGCCCTGGCTGCGATGCCGTTCCACCTGATAGAAGCGTTCAAAGATGCGGCTCTGATCCGCCGCCGGAATGCCGGGGCCGTCATCCACCACCCGGAAGCGCCACTTTCCGTCCTCCTGCTGTGCAAAAACACGGATGGCGCTGTCAGCGGGGGCATAACGGCAGGCATTTTCCACCAGATTACGGAGCACCTGCATGAGCAGGCGGGCATTGGCCCGGACCTGACACGCTGGGGGCACGTGCGAGACCAGCGTCAGGTGGCGGGCCTCCAGCGCACTGCGGCACTGGTCCCGCACCTGTTCCAGCACAGGCGGCACGTCCACAGCCTCCAGTGGTATGGACGAGGCCGCATCCAGCCGGGTCAGTTGCAGCAGATCCTCCACCATGCGGGCCAGGGCACAGGCATGCTTGTGGATGATTTCGGCAAAGCGGCGGGCCTGCGGCGTTTCGCTGAGTTCCAGCAGGGTTTCGGCCGATCCCTGTATGGCCGTCAGCGGCGTGCGCAGCTCATGGGAGACATTGGCCACAAAGTCCCGCCGCACGCGCTCCAGGCGCACAAAGGCGCTCACGTCATGAAAGACCGCCACCAGGCCCAGCCTGTCCTCGGCCAGCCCGGAGCGTGACAGCACCACCGCCAGACTGACCCCGGAGGGCAGTTCCAGCATGAGCTGGCGCTGCCATTCCCGTTCAGCGCTGTCCGCCCTGACGGCCAGCAGGCTGTCCACCGCTTCCTGCATGGCCGGATGGGGGATGGCCTCGATGACCTGAGCGCCCAGCTTCTGGCTTACCAGGGGAAAGAACTGGGACAGCGCCGTATTGCAGCGCCGTATCTGCCCTTGCGGCCCCAGCACCAGCACGCCGTCGCTCATGGTATCCAGCACCGCTTCCAGCTGGGCCGCCTGATCCGCCGAGTGGCGCACCTCGCGTTCGATATTGCCGGCCATGCGGTTGACAGCCTCCACCAGGGGCGCGAATTCCTGCCCCGGCAAACGGCAGAGGCGCCGCTGGAAATTGCCCAGGGAAATGGCCTCCACCATATCAATCATGGAACGCAGGGAACGTCGCAAGGCGCCGGAAAAAAGGACGGCCATGACAATGGCCACCACAGCGGCCACAGCCGCCACCTGAGAGAGTACCGCCAGCCGGGTATTGATGGCGTCCCGCAGGACGGGCAGCGGCAGGGCAAGACGCAGGATGCGCCCGTCGCTCAGGGCGCTGGCGGCATAGGCAAAGTCCTGCCCCAGGGTACCGCTGTGCCGGATGGCAAAGCCGGACCCCGAAGTCGCCGCCTCGCGCATTTCCGGGCGGTCACTGTGATTGTCCATGCTTTCAGGCGTCAGCCCGTGGGAACTTTCCAGCAGCACCCTGCCCTGCGCATCCACCACGGAACAGCGCATGGGCCAGTTGCCGAAACTTTGTTCCACCCGTGCCATGCCCCGTGCCAGGTCCGGGCTTTCATCCAGAAGGGCAGCCGCAAGCTGCGTATGGCGCATCATGACAGTGCGGAAATCTTCCAGCTGCCGGTCCTCCAGAAACAGGCGGACGGAAAACAAGCCCAGGATGCCCGAGGTCAGCGCCACGGTCAGCACTGCGCAGAACACCCGAAACCGAAAGGACGACCAGAAACGCTTCATCATTCCACCAGACTCCGTTTACCCGGACCCGAAGGTCCCTTCCAGCGTGCCGTCAGGCATGCAGGCGATAGCCTACCCCGCGCACCGTTTCCACCATGTCCGCCCTGGCTCCCAGCTTCTGACGCAGGCGCCGCACATGGGTATCCACCGTGCGGGCATAGCCTTCAAAGCTGTAGCCCCATACCGTATTGAGCAGCTGCTCGCGGGTGCGCACCGCCCCCGGATGCCGCATGAGGTCTTCCAGCAGGCGGAATTCCGTGGCCGTCAGATTGACCATGGCGCCATCCACGCTCACCGTATGGGCCACCCCGTCCAGCACAATGCCGTTGCGGCTCAGGGATGGGGCACGCTGCCCCTGTTCCGTGCGGCGCAGGATGGCCTTGACCCGCAGCATCAGCTCCCGCACGCTGAAGGGCTTGACCACATAGTCGTCCGCCCCCAGGCTCAGGCCCACCACGCGGTCCACCTCTTCGCCGCGGGCCGTCAGCAGCAGCACAGGAATCTGTGCCGTGCTGGCTCCGGAAAGCAGCCGGCGGCAGACCTCAAACCCATCCATGCCCGGCAGCATCACATCCAGAATGACGCACTGCGGCAGCGCCGTCTGCGCCTTTTCCAGGCCCTCCGGCCCGTCGGCAGCCTCCAGCACGGCATAGCCTTCGCGCTCCAGATGGAAACGTACCAGCTCCCGGATATCGGCCTCGTCCTCTACCACCAGAATGGTTGCCACAATCAGCCTCCTTGCGTGGGCACAGTCAATCCCCGCTGTGCGCCATAACGATGATGGGTATGTTACGATATGGTGACAAGCGCAGCAGACCCCTGTTTTCCCCTGTTGTCAGCCTGCCGCCGGCAGGCAAAAGAATTTCTTCCTGTCGCCAGAGTGTCGCCGGCGTGACGCAAATCCGTAACACTGGCAGCGCAAAAGAGCCTTGCGCAAGGGACGTTCCCCCGCGCAAAACACCTGACATCAAGGAGAAAAAGACCATGTCTTTCGGTAAGGTTCTGGCCGCGCTGGCCACTGTGTGCTGCCTCGCTGTGCCTGCCAGGGCGCAGGATATTGTCATCAACGGATCCACCACCGTGCTGCCCGTCATGCAGAAGGCCGGCGAATCCTTCATGGCGGCGCATCCCGACATGCACCTCACCATTTCCGGCGGCGGTTCGGGCAACGGCATCAAGGCCCTACTGGAAAAGCAGTGCGATGTGGCCATGAGTTCCCGCCACGTCAAGGACAAGGAAATGACCGCTGCCAAGAAAAACGGCGTTTCCCCGGTGACCACGGCCATTGCCGTTGACGCCATCGTGCCCGTGGTGCACCCCCAGAATCCGGTAAGCAACCTCAGTGTGGCCCAGCTTGCCGACATCTATGCCGGCAAGATCACCAACTGGAAGGACCTGGGCGGCAAGGACGCCAAAATCGTGGTCATCAGCCGCGATACCTCCTCCGGCACCTTTGAATGCTGGCAGGAACTGGTCATGGGCAAGGTCCGCGTGGCTCCCTCTGCGCTCATGCAGGCATCCAACGGCGCTGTGGTGCAGGCCGTTTCCAAGAACCCCAATGCCATCGCCTATGTGGGCCTGGGCTATCTGGACAAGAGCGTGAAGGGCCTCACGGTCAACAACGTTTCCGCCACGGCCAAGACGGCCCTGAGCAAGGAATGGCCCATCGCCCGTGAACTCTACGTGGTCACCGACGGCGCCCCCAAGGGCGGCGTGAAGCAGCTGGTGGACTACCTGCTGGCTGCCGACAAGGGACAGAAGGACGTGCTGGCCGTGGGCTACGTACCGCTGAGCCGCTAGGCTGAAAAGGGCAGAGGGGGTCGGGGCACGGCCCCGGCCCGTACTGTTCCCGTCAGGAAGCCCCGTGGAGCGCCCCCCATTGGCAGGGGGGCCGCCGGCCGGTGCGGCCAGACCGCCCGGCAGGGTCCGGAGGCATTCCCCGTATCTCCCTTGCCGGGCGGAGCGTGCTGCTCCGCCATCCCCGGCAAAACCGGAGCACCTATGCTGATAGCCACCAAGGAAAAATGCTTTCGCGGTACGGTTGCCCTTGTGGCAGGAAGTTCCCTGCTTGCCCTTGCGGGCATTGTCTTCTTTCTCTTTCTGGAGGGCCTGCCGCTCTTTGCTCACTACTCGCTCACGGATTTTCTCTTCGGTTCGCTCTGGTACCCCACGGAAGATCCCGGACTTTTCGGCATCCTGCCGCTTATTGTGGCCTCGCTGGCCGTCACGGCCCTGTCCTCGCTGCTGGCGGTACCGCTGGGCGTGCTCACCGCCATCTACCTCAATGAGGTAGCCCCCGCCATGGTGCGCCGCATCGTCAAGCCCTTTGTGGAACTGCTGGCCGCCCTGCCCTCGGTGGTCCTGGGCTTTCTGGGCATGGTGGTACTGGCGCCCTTCCTGCAGGAAACCCTGGGCGCCGCCACGGGCCTCAATCTGCTCAATGCCTCGCTGGTGCTGGCCATCATGAGCGTGCCCACCATCTGTTCCGTTTCCGAGGATGCCCTGCACGCCGTGCCCCGCACCCTGCGCGAAGCCTCGCTGGCCATGGGGGCCACCCGCTGGCAGACCATCTGCCGGGTCACGGTGCCTGCCGCCCTTTCCGGCATCGGCACGGCCGTCATGCTGGGCATGTCCCGCGCCATAGGGGAAACCATGGTGGTGCTCATGACCGCCGGCGGCGCCGGCATCATTCCCACGTCGCTGCTGGACCCCGTCCGGCCCATGCCGGCTTCCATTGCCGCCGAAATGGCCGAAGCCCCCTTCCGCAGCGACCATTACCATGCCCTTTTCGCCATCGGCATTGTGCTGTTCTTCCTGACGCTGGCCTTCAACGTCATTGCCTCCCGCATTGCCGAAAAGCACCGGCAGGCGGGTTCCTCCAGCCTCTAGATCGGAATACAGGAGCCGCCATGTCTTCCCTTTCCCCTGAAAATCTCGCCGTCATGCGGGCATCCGCCCTTCGCCGCCGCCTCACCGAAAAGGCCATGTTCGGCATGCTGCGCCTGGTGGCCGCGGCCAATGTGCTCATTCTGGTGGGCATCTGCGTCTTCCTCGTCGTGCAGGGCCTGCCGGCCCTGTCCTGGGAATTTCTCACCGAGCCTCCCCGCAGGATGATGACCGAGGGCGGCATCCTGCCCTGCATCATGGGCACGGCCATCCTGTCCCTGGGGTCCCTGCTGCTGGCCTTTCCGCTGGGCGTGCTCAGCGCCGTCTATCTGCACGAATACGCCGGCAGGTCCCGCCTGGCAGGCTACGTGCGCCTGGGCGTCAACAATCTGGCGGGCGTGCCCTCCGTGGTTTTCGGCCTCTTCGGCCTGTCCTTCTTTGTCACCTTCTGCGGCTTTGGCGTGTGCATTCTTTCCGGGGTGCTGACCCTGGCCGTGCTGACCCTGCCCGTCATCATCAATACGGCAGAGGAAGCCCTGCGCGCCGTGCCCGCCACCTATCGCGAGGCATCGCTGGCCCTGGGGGCGGCCCGCTTTCAGACCATTCTGCGGGTTGTGCTGCCCTGCGCCCTGCCGGGCATGCTCACCGGCGCCATCCTGGGGGTGGCGCGTGCCGCCGGCGAAACCGCGGCCATCATGTTCACGGCGGCCGTCTTTTCCACGCCCAAGACCCCGGACTCGGTATTCAGCGCCGTCATGGCTCTGCCCTATCACATGTACGTGCTGGCCACGGCCGGCACGGACATCGAAAAAACCCGCCCCCTGCAGTACGGCACGGGCCTGGTCCTCATTCTGCTGGTGCTGGGCATGAATCTGGCGGCCATCATCCTGCGGGACAGACTCCAGCGCAGGCACTGATCCCGCCACCAGAGGGGAGAAGCCGGGCCTCCTGCGACATCTCCCCGGCAGCAACAGCCGGCATGTTCCTTCCGCATGCCGGCTTCCGTCATTGCCCGTTCCCGCATATTCCGGCCTTCGCTCCTTGACTGGCCATCCGGCTGCCCTTCCGGCAGATTGCGCAGCCCGACGTGCCCAAACCAGCCGGGATTTTTTATATTTTTCAGTGATTACGGCATTTTTCCCCTTGAGATATTGCAGGGACTACCGTATCCTCCGGGGTATGGTTGGTTTGTGACCATGGCTGGCAACAACATTGGAGGTTTCCATGAAGCGTTTCATTTGGCTCGTTGTCTTCCTGTTCCTGATGGGCGTCTCGGCGGGCGGCAATGCCCTTGCCTATCCCGACAAGCCCGTCAACATGATCATTGCCTTCACGGCCGGTGGTTCCAGTGATGTGCAGGCCCGCATCATGCAGAAATACTGGGACAAGTATGCGCCCAAGCCCTGGGTGTTTGTGTACAAGCCCGGTGCTGGCGGCATCATCGGCTTCACCGAAATAGCCAATGCCCGCAAGGACGGCTACACCATCGGCGGCCTGAACCTGCCGCACATGATCCTGCAGTACTACGGTCAGGATGCCCGCTTTACTTCGGACAGCTTTGACTACATCTGCCAGGTGGTCAATGACCCGCAGTGCATTGCCGTGCGCAAGGACAGCCCCTTCAAGACCACCCACGAAATCCTGGACTATGCCAGGAAGAATCCCGGCAAGCTGCGCGTGGGTCTGGTGGGGCCGCTGTCCGGTCATCACCTCATGTACCTGGAAATGCAGCGCAAGCTGCCTGACGTCAAGCTGTCGCCCGTGTTCTACAAGGGCGCTGCTGACCAGAATGCCGCCCTGCTCGGCGGGGAAATCGACTTCATTCTGGGCAACATCAATGACGTGATGCGCTCCATCGACGAATTCCGCATTCTCAATGTGGCCGCCGAAAAGCGCAACGACTTCCTGCCCAAGGTGCCCACCCTGCGGGAAGACGGCATCGACATCGTGTCTGACATCCGCCGCCTCTTTGCCGCGCCCAAGGGTGTGGACCCCGCAATCCTCAAGGAACTTCGCGCCATCTTCAAGAAGATCTGTGAAGATCCCGAATACCTGGCCGACATGAAGAAGGCCGGCCAGCCTGCCGAATACCTGGATGCCGATGCCCTCAAGGCCTATATCGACAAGCAGGACGGCATCATCAAGACCTATCTGCAGGAAGAAGGTCTGCTGAAGAGAAAGTAGTCGTACCCTGTATAACAAGAAATACATGCCGTGCCTTGCAAGAGGCACGGCATTTTCACCTGACGACAGACGCTCGAGGCTGCCATGACTGAATTTCTTGTTCCCTCCCTGCTCAATCTTATAGATCCGTTCAACATTGTTCTCATGCTGCTGGGCCTTACCGGCGGCATCATCATCGGTGCGCTGCCGGGCCTTTCCGCCACCATGGGCGTGGCCCTCATGGTTCCCGCCACCTTTGTCATGCACCCCACCAGCGGCCTGGTCATGCTGGGGGCCATCTACGCCGGGGCCATCTATGGCGGCGCCAATTCCGCCATTCTCATCTGCACGCCCGGCACGCCCTCTTCCGTGGCCACCACCTTTGACGGCTGGCCACTGACCCAGAAGGGGCAGGCGGATGTGGGCCTGTATACCTCGCTACTGTCCTCGGCCTTCGGCGGCATCGTGGGGACCATCTTTCTGCTCTGTCTGGCGGCCTCGCTGGCCCGCTTTGCTCTGCAGTTCGGCGGACCTGAAAACTTCTGGCTCTGCCTGTTCGGTCTGTCCACCATTGCGGTCATGACGCCGGACAATATGGGCAAGGGCATCCTGTCCGGGGCCATCGGTCTGCTGGTTTCCACCATCGGTCTGGACCCCAATACGGGATCGCCCCGCTTCACCTTCGGCACCTATTCCCTCATTCAGGGGATTTCCGTCATCCCCTGCATGATCGGTCTGTTCTCCTTCTCCCAGGTGCTCTACCTCATCGGCACCAACAAGACCTATATTGCAGAATACAAACCGCAGAAGGGCAACTTTCTGCGGGTGATCCGCTATCTGGCCAGCAAATGCAAGGTCAATCTGGTACGTTCCTCCATCATCGGCACCGGAGTAGGCATGCTGCCCGGGGCCGGCGGTGAAATTGCGTCCATCATTTCCTACAACGAGGCCAAGCGCTGGTCCAAGAACCCCGACCAGTACGGCAAGGGCTGCATCGATGGCGTCGCCGCCTCGGAAAGTGCCAATAATGCCGTCATCGGCGGTTCGCTCATTCCCATGCTGACCCTGGGCATCCCCGGCAGTGCCGTGGCGGCGGTCATCCTGGGCGCCCTCATGGCCCACGGCATCCAGCCCGGATTCAAGATCTTCACCGCCACCGGCGAGCTGGCCTATACCTTCATTTTCTCCCAGTTTGTCGTCAACCTGCTCATGATTCCCGTGGGCTTTGTGCTCTGCCGCTGCATGGCCCGCCTGCTCAGCATCCGCCTGACCCTGGTGGCCATTGCCATTGTGGTGCTGGCCTATATCGGCGCCTATGCCATCAGCAACAGTCCGCTGGATATCTGGGTGGTTTTTGTCTTCGGCCTTTTCGGCTTCTTTGCCGGCAAGGTGAATCTGGACACGGGCGCCATGGCCCTGGGCGTCATTCTTGGTCCCATGATCGAGGAAAACCTGGGCAAGTGCTTTGACCTGTCCCGGGCCGTCAGCGGCGGTCTGCCCCAGGTCATGCTGGAAGGCAGCATCAACAAGGTCCTCATCCTGGCCCTGTGCCTTTCCCTGCTGACGCCCATCATGCTGCTGCGCAAGAACCGCAAGAATCGCCAAAAGCTCCTGGCCGAGGGCCGTACACCGGCCGAACCCGCCGGACAGCCCTGGTGGTGCGATCTGCTGGCCGGTCTGGCCTGCATAGGCATTGCCGCGGCCTTTGGTTTGCAGTACGAAGGGCTTTCCGGCGTCAGCGCCATCTTCCCCGAAGTCCTTACCAGTCTTATCGGCCTCGGTGGTCTGTACTTCGTGATCAAGGGGCTGCTGCGCCGCAGCCGCAAGGCGGCTGCCCGTGGCGATGACGAACCGGTGGCCTGGAAGGGGGTGGTGCAGATCACCATTGCCGCCCTTGTCTATGCCGTGCTTATCAACGTGCTGGGCTTCTATTCGGCCACCTGCATCTACATCATCCCCATCACGCTCATTCTCAGCGGCAGAGACAGCAAGCGCCCGCTGCCGGTACGCCTGCTCATGGCCGTGCTCTTTGCCGTCATTTTCTGCCTGCTCATCTGGCTGTGCTTCACCAATCTGCTCAATGTGCCTACGCCGGTGGGCCTGCTGTTCTAGGGCAGTGCGCCATGCACGGACAACACTGACACGCAGTTTGCCCGCCTTCCGGCCGGGACCCTTTCCCGGCCGGATTTTCGGGTTCCGGTATGGTGACCATACCGCCTTCTGATGCCTACGGACCCTTCACAGGTCCGGATCCTTTTTCATACAGCTGTAAAGGAGATTCCCATGACGAAAGTCGTTATTTCCGAATTCATGGATGAAGGCGCTGTTACGGAACTGCAAAAGCGCTATTCCGTGGTGTATGATGCCACCCTGGTGGATGACGCCGCCAGACTTGCCGACGAAGTGAAGGACTGCGACGCCCTCATCGTCCGCAACCGGACGCAGGTCCGGGACGCCCTGCTGGCTGCTGCCGGCAAGCTGCGCGTGGTGGGCCGCCTGGGCGTGGGCCTTGACAATATCGCCCTGGATCAGTGCAAGGCACGCCAGATCACGGTCATCCCGGCCACGGGCGCCAACAATGTTTCCGTGGCCGAATACGTCATGGCCGGCCTGCTCATGATGGCCCGCGGCTGCTATACCCGCAGCGCCGAAGTGGCCGGCGGCCTCTGGCCCCGCAACAGCATGATCGGCGGAGAAATTTACGAAAAGACCCTGGGTATTGTGGGCTTTGGTGGCATTGCCCACGAAGTGGCCCGCCGTGCGCAGGCCTTCGGCATGAAACTCGTGGCCTATGACCCCTTCCTGCCCGCCGATCATCCGAGCTGGAAGGAATACAACGTCTGCCGCAGCACCCTGGAAGACCTGCTGCCCGTGGCGGATTTCGTGACCCTGCATGTGCCGCTGACGCCCGATACCCGCCATCTCATGAGTGCGGAACGCCTGGCCCTCATGAAGAAGGGAGCCTGCATCATCAACAGCTCGCGCGGCGGTGTCATTGACGATGACGCCCTGGCCGCCGCCCTGACCAGCGGTCAGCTGGGCGGCGCCATGCTGGACGTGTACGAAAAGGAACCCATGCCCGCCGATACGGCCATCGGCAAGGCGCCCAACTGCTACATGACGGCCCATATCGGCGGCGTTACCCGCGAATCCAACAAGCGCGTGAGTTCGCTCATCGCACAGAAAGTTATTGAAGCGCTGGAGGCGTAACATGCATCTGACTGTAGAAAATCTGCGCAAACTGGGTGAGGATGTCTTCCGCAAGGCTGGTGTGCCCGACGCCACCACGCACTGCGTAGTGGATGCCCTGGTACGGGCGGAACTGGACGGCATGCCCTCGCACGGTTTTTCGCGCATTCCCTTCTATGTGGACCAGGCCCGCACCGGCAAGGTCAAGGCCGATGCCACCCCCGTGGTCACCCGCCCCACGCCGGCCACCGTCATGGTGGATGCCGGCTACGGCTATGCCTTCCCTGCCATGGAAAAGGCCCTGCATGCGGCCATGGAAGAAGCGCAGGACATGGGCATTGCCTTCTTTGGCGTGCATAATTCCCATCACTGCGGCGTGCTGGGCCTCTATGCCGAAGAAGCTGCCCGCAAGGGCTTTCTGGCCCTGATCTTTTCCAATACGCCGGCGGCCATGGCTCCGTGGAACGGCTGCCGGGCCTCCTTCGGCACCAATCCCATTGCCTTCGGCTGCCCCCGTGACGGCAAGGACCCCATCGTGGTGGACATGTCCCTGAGCAAGGTGGCCCGCGGCAAGATCATGAACGCCAGACAGCAGGGCAAGCCCATCCCCGAAGGCTGGGCGCTGGACGCCCAGGGCAAGCCCACCACGGACCCCGAGGCTGCCATGAAGGGCACCATGATCCCCGTGGGCGATGCCAAGGGCGCCGCCCTGGCCATGATGGTGGAAATTCTGGCCGCGGCCCTGCCCGGCGCCAACTACGCCTTCCAGGCCAGCTCCTTCTTTACGGCGGACGGTCCGGCCCCGGCCATCGGCCAGTCGGGCATCCTCATTGCCCCTGCCCGCATCAACGCCGGCTTTGGCGCGCACCTGGAAGAACTGTGCGCCCATATGCTGGGCCAGGACGGCGTGCGCCTGTCCGGCTCGCGCCGCCTCGCTCTGCGCCAGCAGCACCTGCGCGACGGCATCGACCTGAATGACGCCCTGTACGAAGACCTTGTGAAGCGGGCCGGCTAGCCTGCTCCCCTGACCTGACGCATGCCGGCACGGCCTCCCGCAGCGGAGACCGTGCCGGCTTTTTTTGGGGGGGAACAACCTGCCAGCGTTGCCGTCAGGCCAAAAACTCCCTTGTGGCAAACAGCAGCACCTACCAGCTCTTGCCCTGCAAGAATCTTTCCCTGAGCTGCAAGCATTTCGGCGCCACAACATCCCATATCCAGACCCGGTTGCCGTCATCCTCAAAGACCTTGCCGTGACTGTTTCCCGCTTCTGTTTTCATGCTGGCGTAATTTTCCGAAAAGCGTTTCACATACAGGGCGGGATTGCCGTTCCCATCACATGACACCATGTTGTTCCCATCGGTATTTGCGGAGACGCCCGGCAAGAAGTGTGTACTGTGAAAGCGGGTCATATCTGCCACGATATCATTTCCGTCAAAAACTCTGTATTCTTCCTGCTCCTGGCGCAGCAGTTCAAAGTATTGGCAGCTCCCGCTGGCCGCTTCCGCACCGGTCGCGCCGGGTGAGGTCTGCCGGGAGATTCCGGCGGCTCCGCAGGCCCGCATCCAGGAATCACACCCAGAGCATGGTTCCGGCAAATGATGCCATGTCGCTTGTATCACGCTGCTCTGTCAGGTGTTGTTCCACATCGGCAATCAGGCTGGCCGCCTGTTCCGCAAAGCGTTGCAGGGCATTGCCAAGGCGGGCTGGTGTCAGATCAGCTTCTGCAAGGCTGACGGAAAACAGCAGTGTCCGTGTGGGGGGATAGAGGCCCAGATGGCCTCCCCCCAGTCTGGCGCCGAACAGGCTAGTTTCCAGCAGAAATTCGCAGAGACCGGACGAGGCATCGGCGGGCAGCCGTCCCAGGCTGCAATAGAGCACAAGCCGTTGCTCCGCCTCCCTGTACTCAAGCGCGACGGCAAGACCGCGCACCGTAATTTCGGCCATGCCCGAGGCATTGAGGGAAACAGCGGGCAGTCCGGCGCCGGGCAGGGCCTGGGCAAGAAGGGCATTCACCGTGGACAAAGACATGGCAGATTCCTGTTGTTGCGGTATTATTCGGCCTGTGGCAGCGGGATATTCAGGCTTTCTCCGGTACGAAAACGCGCCAGCGACGTATGGCGCGCATACTGGAATATGCCCAGACCGGGCGACCAGTTTCTGGCAATGCCGGCGGGCGTGACATTTTTGACGCTCAAACGCGTGGCCGTGTAGGAATCCAGGGAGGCGAGCAGATCGTGCGCCGCCCTCAGCGCAACGTCACGGGTAGTGTCATCCGTGGCCATG encodes:
- a CDS encoding type III secretion system chaperone; protein product: MSLSTVNALLAQALPGAGLPAVSLNASGMAEITVRGLAVALEYREAEQRLVLYCSLGRLPADASSGLCEFLLETSLFGARLGGGHLGLYPPTRTLLFSVSLAEADLTPARLGNALQRFAEQAASLIADVEQHLTEQRDTSDMASFAGTMLWV